A genomic region of Microlunatus sagamiharensis contains the following coding sequences:
- a CDS encoding excinuclease ABC subunit UvrA: protein MAPYARRLIQQAGVPRVASVTGLPPAVALQQQRGGVGSRSSVGTLTTLSNTLRMLFSRVGDYPDGAERLDSDAFSANTPAGACPHCHGVGQVYAVSESSVVPDPSLSIRDGAVAAWPGAWLGKNFRDILRVLGYDVDRPWRELDRADRDWILFTDEHPVVTVNFEREAGRIQRPYQGRWTGVREYVLTTFATTRSAPIRRRLRGYLDASPCPVCGGRRLRPEALAVTFAGHDIASLTALPVERLTAVLEEAVGAHDPDSAAGTLLGELLGRTALVVDLGLGYLALDRALPTLSSGELQRLRLATQLRSGLFGVVYVLDEPSAGLHPADTEALQEVLLGLRDAGNTVLLVEHDLDLVRQADWLVDVGPGAGSGGGLVLHSGPVDGLAAVEASATRPYLDPAYRPVVNASPRAPQEWLRLEGVSAHNLHDLDVALPLGTLTVVTGVSGAGKTSLVRVLTGAVRDHLGLPDEPEEDGEEPDEDTEDTTAGEADDTAADDVEPRPEVRRAYGLEQVTRLVVVDQRPIGRTPRSNLATYTGLFDAVRSAYARTPEAKARRWSASRFSFNVAAGRCPTCKGEGFVAVRMLFLPGSYSRCPTCHGSRYAAETLEVTRGGLSIADVLDLDVDQAVEALADIPAAVRGLTALRDVGLGYLRLGQPATELSGGEAQRIKLATELQRSRLAGTLYVLDEPTTGLHPADTERLLRLLQGLVDGGSTVVVVEHDAAVALAADWLVDLGPGGGDAGGRVVDAGTPVEVARRALGPTGSHLARRLSPTG from the coding sequence GTGGCGCCGTACGCCCGCCGGCTGATCCAGCAGGCCGGGGTCCCCCGTGTCGCCTCGGTGACCGGTCTGCCGCCGGCCGTCGCCCTGCAGCAGCAGCGCGGCGGGGTCGGGTCCCGGTCGTCGGTCGGCACCCTGACCACGCTGTCGAACACGCTGCGGATGCTCTTCTCCCGTGTCGGGGACTACCCCGACGGCGCCGAGCGCCTCGACTCCGACGCCTTCTCGGCCAACACCCCGGCCGGCGCGTGCCCGCACTGCCACGGCGTCGGCCAGGTCTACGCCGTGAGCGAGTCCTCCGTCGTGCCCGACCCCTCGCTGAGCATCCGCGACGGCGCGGTCGCCGCCTGGCCGGGCGCGTGGCTCGGCAAGAACTTCCGCGACATCCTCCGGGTGCTGGGCTACGACGTCGACCGGCCGTGGCGCGAGCTCGACCGGGCCGACCGCGACTGGATCCTCTTCACCGACGAGCACCCCGTCGTCACCGTGAACTTCGAGCGCGAGGCCGGTCGGATCCAGCGGCCCTACCAGGGCCGTTGGACGGGTGTGCGCGAGTACGTGCTCACGACCTTCGCGACCACGAGGTCGGCCCCCATCCGCCGGCGCCTGCGCGGCTACCTCGACGCCAGCCCCTGCCCGGTCTGCGGCGGCCGCCGCCTGCGGCCGGAGGCCCTCGCCGTCACCTTCGCCGGCCACGACATCGCCTCGTTGACCGCCCTGCCCGTCGAGCGCCTGACCGCCGTCCTCGAGGAGGCGGTGGGTGCGCACGACCCCGACAGCGCCGCCGGCACGCTGCTGGGCGAGCTGCTCGGGCGTACGGCGCTCGTGGTCGACCTGGGCCTGGGCTACCTCGCGCTCGACCGGGCGCTGCCGACGCTGTCGTCCGGCGAGCTCCAGCGGCTGCGCCTCGCCACGCAGCTGCGCTCCGGGCTCTTCGGCGTCGTCTACGTCCTCGACGAACCCTCCGCCGGCCTGCACCCGGCCGACACCGAGGCCCTGCAGGAGGTGCTGCTCGGCCTGCGCGACGCGGGCAACACCGTCCTGCTCGTGGAGCACGACCTCGACCTCGTGCGGCAGGCCGACTGGCTGGTCGACGTCGGTCCCGGGGCCGGCTCCGGCGGCGGCCTCGTGCTGCACAGCGGGCCGGTCGACGGCCTGGCGGCGGTCGAGGCCTCGGCGACCAGGCCCTACCTCGACCCGGCCTACCGGCCGGTGGTCAACGCCTCGCCGCGGGCGCCGCAGGAGTGGCTGCGGCTCGAGGGCGTGAGCGCCCACAACCTGCACGACCTCGACGTCGCGCTCCCCCTCGGCACGCTGACCGTCGTCACCGGCGTCTCGGGCGCCGGCAAGACGAGCCTGGTCAGGGTCCTGACCGGAGCCGTCCGCGACCACCTCGGGCTGCCCGACGAGCCCGAGGAGGACGGTGAGGAGCCGGACGAGGACACCGAGGACACGACCGCGGGCGAGGCGGACGACACGGCCGCCGACGACGTCGAGCCGCGGCCCGAGGTCCGGCGGGCGTACGGCCTCGAGCAGGTGACCCGGCTCGTGGTCGTCGACCAGCGCCCGATCGGCCGGACGCCGCGCTCGAACCTCGCCACCTACACCGGGCTGTTCGACGCCGTCCGGTCCGCGTACGCCCGCACGCCCGAGGCGAAGGCCCGGCGCTGGAGCGCCAGCCGCTTCTCCTTCAACGTGGCCGCGGGACGCTGCCCGACCTGCAAGGGCGAGGGGTTCGTCGCCGTGCGGATGCTCTTCCTGCCCGGCTCCTACTCACGCTGCCCCACCTGCCACGGCTCGCGCTACGCCGCGGAGACCCTCGAGGTCACCCGCGGCGGCCTGAGCATCGCCGACGTGCTCGACCTCGACGTCGATCAGGCGGTGGAGGCGCTGGCCGACATCCCGGCCGCCGTGCGGGGGCTGACCGCGCTGCGCGACGTGGGTCTCGGCTATCTGCGCCTCGGCCAGCCGGCGACCGAGCTCTCCGGGGGCGAGGCGCAGCGCATCAAGCTCGCCACCGAGCTGCAGCGCTCACGGCTGGCCGGCACGCTCTACGTCCTCGACGAGCCGACGACCGGGCTGCACCCGGCCGACACCGAGCGGCTGCTGCGGCTGCTGCAGGGCCTGGTCGACGGCGGCAGCACCGTCGTGGTCGTCGAGCACGACGCGGCCGTGGCCCTCGCGGCCGACTGGCTCGTCGACCTCGGGCCCGGGGGCGGAGACGCGGGCGGCCGGGTCGTCGACGCCGGCACCCCGGTCGAGGTGGCCCGGCGGGCGCTCGGCCCGACCGGCTCGCACCTGGCGCGGAGGCTCAGCCCGACAGGCTGA
- a CDS encoding DUF2207 domain-containing protein: MSSRARAALLPAPLGRAGRLLAALLLACGVVLTTLALGARPAYAATSDLVRSLDVAYTVNPSGVLSVKETWVWQFGSESGRHGIKRTLVVREPWSENGKDTDQDAVYTLSNIRVSSPDGVNTDVSQEDDSSQKGRLVETTLTIGSSSETVSAPTATYVITYDVQGALRSSPGANPPYDELYWDVTGTGNPAFERVAVTADVPDGPYEDALTCYAGPVGSKDPCTQTPRVQGDVGVFQTNDLAARSNMTIGVKIEPGQVAVVTPDLQPRADARTPAENAALVGAGVAVGGAAIASPLLGAAYYRRNGRDQRFAGMPPGTFPVGDQQVATELSDPDMQIPVAFVPPKIPVAEAGMLVDGQIDTKETAATLVDLAVRGGLRIISESKDDVRVELRDPNVATAPHEMRLLNGVFRGDPPGTVVDLSSQGSMLRAHQDMDAAVRQQVAARGWFTKVPGKKTTTSLGFAVVALSIFGIVHAGLWALLLAVALLPVVITVAVVKHKMRRGQRTPEGRAWTDQVEGFEKYLATAEADQLRFEEGEDIFSRYLPWAIVFGLADRWAKVCGDLVAMGRIPDTTPYWYYGNLNLASFNTGFLTGALSSAATPVPSASSGSSGTGFGGGSSFGGGGFSGGGGGGGGSSSW, encoded by the coding sequence GTGAGCTCCCGGGCGAGGGCGGCGCTCCTGCCGGCCCCGCTCGGTCGCGCCGGGCGGCTGCTGGCCGCGCTGCTCCTCGCCTGCGGCGTGGTCCTGACCACGCTCGCGCTGGGCGCTCGGCCCGCGTACGCCGCCACGAGCGACCTGGTGCGGTCGCTGGACGTCGCCTACACGGTCAACCCGAGCGGCGTGCTGAGCGTCAAGGAGACGTGGGTCTGGCAGTTCGGCAGTGAGTCCGGCCGCCACGGCATCAAGCGGACCCTCGTCGTCCGCGAGCCCTGGTCGGAGAACGGCAAGGACACCGACCAGGACGCCGTCTACACGCTCAGCAACATCAGGGTCTCCAGCCCTGACGGGGTCAACACCGACGTCAGCCAGGAGGACGACTCTTCTCAGAAGGGTCGTCTGGTCGAGACGACTCTGACGATCGGCAGCTCGAGCGAGACGGTCTCAGCCCCCACCGCGACCTACGTCATCACGTACGACGTGCAGGGCGCGCTGCGCAGCTCGCCCGGCGCGAATCCTCCGTACGACGAGCTGTACTGGGACGTCACGGGCACAGGGAACCCAGCGTTCGAGCGGGTGGCCGTCACGGCCGACGTTCCTGACGGCCCGTACGAGGACGCGCTCACCTGCTACGCCGGGCCGGTCGGTTCCAAGGACCCCTGCACCCAGACGCCGAGGGTCCAGGGCGACGTCGGTGTGTTTCAGACGAACGACCTCGCCGCACGGTCGAACATGACGATCGGCGTCAAGATCGAGCCGGGCCAGGTCGCCGTCGTCACCCCTGACCTGCAACCGCGCGCCGACGCCCGGACGCCGGCTGAGAACGCGGCGCTCGTGGGTGCGGGGGTCGCGGTCGGCGGGGCGGCGATCGCCAGCCCGTTGCTCGGTGCCGCCTACTACCGGCGCAACGGGCGAGACCAGCGCTTTGCCGGTATGCCGCCCGGCACGTTCCCGGTCGGTGACCAGCAGGTCGCCACGGAGCTGAGCGACCCGGACATGCAGATCCCCGTGGCCTTCGTGCCCCCGAAGATCCCGGTCGCCGAGGCCGGGATGCTCGTCGACGGCCAGATCGACACCAAGGAGACCGCGGCGACGCTGGTCGACCTCGCGGTCCGGGGTGGGCTGCGGATCATCAGCGAGAGCAAGGACGACGTCCGCGTCGAGCTGCGGGACCCCAACGTCGCCACGGCGCCGCACGAGATGCGGCTCCTCAACGGGGTCTTCCGCGGCGACCCGCCCGGCACGGTCGTCGACCTCAGCTCGCAGGGCAGCATGCTGCGGGCGCACCAGGACATGGACGCCGCCGTGCGCCAGCAGGTCGCCGCGCGCGGCTGGTTCACCAAGGTGCCCGGCAAGAAGACGACGACGAGCCTCGGCTTCGCCGTCGTCGCGCTCTCGATCTTCGGGATCGTTCACGCCGGGCTGTGGGCGCTGCTCCTCGCCGTGGCGCTGCTGCCGGTGGTCATCACGGTCGCGGTGGTCAAGCACAAGATGCGTCGCGGGCAGCGCACGCCCGAGGGCCGCGCCTGGACCGACCAGGTCGAGGGCTTCGAGAAGTACCTGGCCACGGCCGAGGCCGACCAGCTGCGCTTCGAGGAGGGCGAGGACATCTTCTCGCGCTACCTGCCCTGGGCCATCGTGTTCGGGCTCGCCGACCGCTGGGCCAAGGTGTGCGGCGACCTGGTGGCCATGGGCCGCATCCCGGACACCACGCCGTACTGGTACTACGGCAACCTCAACCTCGCCTCCTTCAACACAGGCTTCCTGACGGGCGCGCTGAGCTCGGCGGCCACGCCGGTGCCGAGCGCGAGCTCGGGAAGCAGCGGCACCGGCTTCGGTGGCGGCAGCTCCTTCGGCGGAGGCGGTTTCTCCGGTGGTGGCGGCGGCGGCGGAGGTAGCAGCAGCTGGTGA
- the smpB gene encoding SsrA-binding protein SmpB, translating to MPKEKGRSVVASNKKARHDYTIHDTWEAGLVLSGTEVKSLRAGHANLTDAYATLDDGEVWLRGANIPEYSHGTWTNHTARRTRKLLLNRREIDKIARELGSTGAATLIPLSLYFNDGYAKVELALGTGKREYDKRHALAEREGRREAERALAARNRRNR from the coding sequence ATGCCGAAGGAGAAGGGTCGCAGCGTCGTCGCGTCGAACAAGAAGGCGCGGCACGACTACACCATCCACGACACGTGGGAGGCGGGCCTCGTCCTGAGCGGGACCGAGGTCAAGTCCCTGCGGGCCGGCCACGCCAACCTGACCGACGCGTACGCCACGCTGGACGACGGCGAGGTGTGGCTGCGGGGCGCGAACATCCCCGAGTACAGCCACGGCACCTGGACCAACCACACCGCGCGGCGCACCCGCAAGCTGCTGCTCAACCGCCGCGAGATCGACAAGATCGCCCGCGAGCTCGGCTCCACGGGCGCGGCGACGCTCATCCCGCTGTCGCTCTACTTCAACGACGGCTACGCCAAGGTCGAGCTGGCGCTCGGCACCGGCAAGCGGGAGTACGACAAGCGCCACGCCCTCGCCGAGCGCGAGGGGCGCCGCGAGGCCGAGCGGGCCCTGGCCGCCCGCAACCGGAGGAATCGGTGA
- a CDS encoding NAD(P)-dependent alcohol dehydrogenase produces MLTVHAYAAPSATEPLAPTTIERRDVGPTEILIDIKFAGICHSDIHTARGEWGDAGWPIVVGHEIAGVVAEVGSDVSKHKVGDRVGVGCLVDSCRECDSCKQGLEQYCLNGNIGTYGGIGRDGKPTAGGYSTHIVVEEDFALRIPEGIELDEAAPLLCAGITLYSPLNHWDAGPGKKVAIIGLGGLGHMGVKIAHAMGAEVTVLSQSLKKQEDGLRLGADHYYATSDPATFEQLKGSFDLIVNTVSANLDLDAYMSLLRVDGTLVEVGAPEHPMSVKAFSLLPGRRSLAGSSIGGIPETQEMLDFCAEHGLGAEIEVISADKINEAWDRVVASDVRYRFVIDTATLG; encoded by the coding sequence ATGCTGACCGTGCATGCGTACGCAGCCCCGAGCGCCACCGAGCCGCTCGCCCCGACCACGATCGAGCGCCGCGACGTCGGCCCGACCGAGATCCTGATCGACATCAAGTTCGCCGGCATCTGCCACTCCGACATCCACACCGCCCGCGGCGAGTGGGGCGACGCCGGCTGGCCGATCGTCGTCGGCCACGAGATCGCCGGCGTCGTCGCCGAGGTCGGGTCGGACGTCAGCAAGCACAAGGTCGGCGACCGCGTCGGCGTCGGCTGCCTCGTCGACTCCTGCCGCGAGTGCGACAGCTGCAAGCAGGGCCTGGAGCAGTACTGCCTCAACGGCAACATCGGCACCTACGGCGGCATCGGCCGCGACGGCAAGCCGACCGCCGGCGGCTACTCGACCCACATCGTGGTCGAGGAGGACTTCGCGCTGCGCATCCCCGAGGGCATCGAGCTCGACGAGGCGGCCCCGCTGCTCTGCGCCGGCATCACCCTCTACTCCCCGCTGAACCACTGGGACGCGGGCCCCGGCAAGAAGGTCGCCATCATCGGCCTCGGCGGGCTCGGCCACATGGGCGTCAAGATCGCCCACGCGATGGGCGCCGAGGTCACGGTGCTCAGCCAGTCGCTCAAGAAGCAGGAGGACGGGCTCCGCCTCGGGGCCGACCACTACTACGCGACGAGCGACCCCGCCACGTTCGAGCAGCTGAAGGGGTCCTTCGACCTCATCGTCAACACCGTCTCGGCGAACCTCGACCTGGACGCGTACATGAGCCTGCTGCGCGTCGACGGCACCCTCGTCGAGGTCGGCGCCCCCGAGCACCCGATGTCGGTCAAGGCCTTCTCGCTGCTCCCGGGCCGCCGCAGCCTCGCCGGCTCGAGCATCGGCGGGATCCCCGAGACCCAGGAGATGCTCGACTTCTGCGCCGAGCACGGCCTGGGCGCCGAGATCGAGGTCATCAGCGCCGACAAGATCAACGAGGCCTGGGACCGGGTCGTCGCCAGCGACGTCCGCTACCGCTTCGTCATCGACACCGCCACGCTGGGCTGA
- a CDS encoding M23 family metallopeptidase: MTGALVVALSAGLLVSSAQADDLTDRRAELKQQISRTKADLSESSAALSSAGVRLDEAESRLASAQAALASAQSALDAARVEDARLAKKLKQAQTDLAKAKAAVLECQERLDAKKKMVGVMVRSAYQQQTNLMPIAVITDASTADLATRMQWSTTMFDTTQAKIDDLLALEAQLKAKRAEMAKAEKKVADDRAEAADSLARTRTLEAQARSAQAAVAGEVSARQAAQQVAAKDVANDKAQYAKLTAERSSVENRIAARIAKEKAAARAAEKAAAARRAAEQAKEARQAASAAKAAKSAKRSSSASRSTRSATPRPAAPRPSVGSSSSSGAHHGFIYPVSAPITSPYGMRLHPVLHVWKLHDGTDFGAGCGTAMHAAYDGVVSEKYYNAGYGNRLMIDHGRVDGKYVTTGYNHAIRYTVGVGDRVRKGQVIGYVGTTGYSTGCHLHLMVWLNGSMVNPMSWY, encoded by the coding sequence ATGACCGGTGCGCTGGTCGTCGCCCTCAGTGCCGGCCTGCTGGTCTCGTCGGCCCAGGCCGACGACCTGACCGACCGCCGGGCCGAGCTCAAGCAGCAGATCAGCCGGACCAAGGCCGACCTCAGCGAGTCGAGCGCGGCGCTGAGCAGCGCCGGCGTCCGGCTCGACGAGGCGGAGAGCCGGCTGGCCTCCGCCCAGGCCGCGCTGGCCAGCGCGCAGTCCGCGCTGGACGCCGCGCGGGTCGAGGACGCCCGGCTGGCCAAGAAGCTGAAGCAGGCGCAGACCGACCTCGCCAAGGCCAAGGCCGCGGTCCTCGAGTGCCAGGAGCGGCTCGACGCCAAGAAGAAGATGGTCGGGGTGATGGTGCGCAGCGCCTACCAGCAGCAGACCAACCTGATGCCCATCGCGGTGATCACCGACGCGAGCACCGCCGACCTGGCGACCCGCATGCAGTGGTCGACGACGATGTTCGACACCACGCAGGCCAAGATCGACGACCTGCTGGCGCTCGAGGCGCAGCTCAAGGCCAAGCGGGCCGAGATGGCCAAGGCCGAGAAGAAGGTCGCCGACGACCGCGCCGAGGCAGCCGACTCCCTAGCCCGCACCCGCACGCTCGAGGCCCAGGCCCGCTCGGCCCAGGCCGCCGTGGCCGGCGAGGTGTCGGCCCGCCAGGCAGCCCAGCAGGTCGCGGCCAAGGACGTCGCGAACGACAAGGCCCAGTACGCCAAGCTGACCGCCGAGCGGTCGTCGGTGGAGAACCGCATCGCGGCGCGCATCGCCAAGGAGAAGGCGGCGGCCCGGGCCGCCGAGAAGGCGGCGGCCGCCCGGCGCGCCGCGGAGCAGGCCAAGGAGGCGCGTCAGGCCGCCAGCGCGGCCAAGGCGGCCAAGTCGGCCAAGCGGTCCTCGTCGGCGTCCCGCTCGACCCGGTCGGCGACCCCGCGGCCCGCCGCCCCCCGCCCCTCGGTGGGCAGCAGCTCCTCGTCCGGTGCCCACCACGGCTTCATCTACCCGGTCTCGGCGCCCATCACGTCGCCCTACGGGATGCGGCTCCACCCCGTGCTGCACGTGTGGAAGCTGCACGACGGCACCGACTTCGGCGCCGGGTGCGGGACGGCCATGCACGCCGCGTACGACGGCGTGGTGTCGGAGAAGTACTACAACGCCGGCTACGGCAACCGGCTGATGATCGACCACGGCCGGGTCGACGGGAAGTACGTGACCACCGGCTACAACCACGCCATCCGCTACACCGTCGGGGTGGGTGACCGGGTGCGCAAGGGCCAGGTCATCGGCTACGTCGGAACGACGGGCTACTCCACGGGCTGCCACCTCCACCTCATGGTGTGGCTGAACGGCTCGATGGTGAACCCGATGAGCTGGTACTGA
- the ftsX gene encoding permease-like cell division protein FtsX — MRFRHIFSETGAGLRQNLTMTLAVIMTMWVSLSLFGAGLLASQQVDLMKGRWYDKIEISIFLCTADVQGDNCDPGTDATDAQKQVIQQTLLSNPEVAADGVYFETKQMAYDEFQRAYAGSPIRDSLTVDQMQESFRVKLKNPEEYQGVVSSVQGLRGVQKVQDLRQYLDPFFNALNFVQWGTIIASALLLVAAALQIGNTIRLATFARRREIGIMRLVGASNLYITLPFLLEAVFSALVGAALACGTLAAGVYFIVMQRAEPAIRSIPWIGWSQTGLAMLGVALVGLVLAIIPTLVTTRKYLRV; from the coding sequence ATGCGTTTCCGTCACATCTTCTCCGAGACCGGCGCCGGTCTGCGCCAGAACCTGACGATGACCCTCGCGGTCATCATGACCATGTGGGTCTCGCTGTCCCTGTTCGGCGCGGGCCTGCTGGCCAGCCAGCAGGTCGACCTCATGAAGGGCCGCTGGTACGACAAGATCGAGATCTCGATCTTCCTGTGCACCGCCGACGTCCAGGGCGACAACTGCGACCCCGGCACCGACGCGACCGACGCCCAGAAGCAGGTCATCCAGCAGACGCTGCTGTCCAACCCCGAGGTCGCGGCCGACGGCGTCTACTTCGAGACCAAGCAGATGGCGTACGACGAGTTCCAGCGGGCGTACGCGGGCAGCCCCATCCGCGACTCGCTGACGGTCGACCAGATGCAGGAGTCCTTCCGGGTCAAGCTCAAGAACCCGGAGGAGTACCAGGGCGTCGTCAGCTCGGTGCAGGGGCTGCGCGGGGTGCAGAAGGTCCAGGACCTCCGCCAGTACCTCGACCCCTTCTTCAACGCCCTGAACTTCGTGCAGTGGGGGACGATCATCGCCTCCGCGCTGCTGCTCGTCGCCGCGGCCCTGCAGATCGGCAACACCATCAGGCTGGCCACGTTCGCCCGACGGCGGGAGATCGGCATCATGCGCCTGGTCGGCGCGAGCAACCTCTACATCACGCTGCCGTTCCTGCTCGAGGCCGTCTTCTCGGCCCTCGTCGGGGCCGCGCTGGCCTGCGGGACCCTCGCCGCCGGCGTCTACTTCATCGTCATGCAGCGCGCCGAGCCGGCCATCCGCTCGATCCCCTGGATCGGCTGGAGCCAGACCGGCCTGGCCATGCTCGGCGTCGCCCTCGTGGGCCTGGTCCTGGCGATCATCCCGACGCTCGTCACGACGCGGAAGTACCTGCGCGTCTGA
- the ftsE gene encoding cell division ATP-binding protein FtsE, with protein MIRFESVSKTYDGQRRAALDRVNVDIDKGEFVFLVGASGSGKSTFLRLILREQRATRGKVFVAGRDLGKLHSWKIPAMRRQIGTVFQDFRLLPNKTVTDNVAFALQVIGKPQSTIKRVVPEVLELVGLDGKGGRLPEELSGGEQQRVAIARAFVNRPMILIADEPTGNLDPATSIGIMKLLDRINRADTTVLMATHDSTIVDQMRKRVIELDDGEVVRDQSRGVYGYQ; from the coding sequence GTGATCCGTTTCGAGAGCGTCTCCAAGACCTACGACGGCCAGCGCCGTGCAGCGCTGGACCGCGTCAACGTCGACATCGACAAGGGTGAGTTCGTCTTCCTCGTCGGCGCCTCGGGCTCGGGCAAGTCGACCTTCCTGCGGCTCATCCTGCGCGAGCAGCGCGCCACGCGCGGCAAGGTCTTCGTGGCCGGCCGCGACCTCGGCAAGCTGCACAGCTGGAAGATCCCGGCGATGCGCCGCCAGATCGGCACCGTGTTCCAGGACTTCCGGCTGCTGCCGAACAAGACGGTCACCGACAACGTCGCCTTCGCCCTCCAGGTGATCGGCAAGCCGCAGTCCACCATCAAGCGGGTCGTCCCCGAGGTCCTCGAGCTCGTCGGGCTCGACGGCAAGGGCGGACGCCTGCCCGAGGAGCTGTCCGGCGGGGAGCAGCAGCGCGTGGCGATCGCCCGCGCGTTCGTCAACCGCCCGATGATCCTCATCGCCGACGAGCCGACCGGAAACCTGGACCCGGCCACCAGCATCGGCATCATGAAGCTGCTCGACCGCATCAACCGCGCGGACACGACCGTGCTGATGGCGACGCACGACTCGACGATCGTCGACCAGATGCGCAAGCGGGTCATCGAGCTCGACGACGGCGAGGTCGTGCGCGACCAGAGCCGTGGCGTGTACGGGTACCAGTGA
- the prfB gene encoding peptide chain release factor 2, with product MAGTDFSVAIPELERALSSIEAVLDPEAKRREIAGLEEQVAAPDLWDDVEHAQQVTSRLSRLQADVDRLTSLRSRLDDLSVLVELGQEEGDDASMVEAEAELAGLRKTIDALEVRTLLAGEYDERDALVTIRSEAGGVDAADFAEMLQRMYLRWAERHKYGIEVFDTSYAEEAGIKSTTFEVRAPYAYGTLSVEQGTHRLVRISPFDNQGRRQTSFAGVEVLPVTESTDHIDIPEADLRVDVFRSSGPGGQSVNTTDSAVRLTHLPTGIVVSCQNEKSQLQNKAAALRVLQSRLLEKARHDREAEMNALKGDGGNSWGSQMRSYVLHPYQMVKDLRTDFEVSSPDAVFDGDIDGFIDSGIRWRMRDHVEA from the coding sequence GTGGCTGGTACCGACTTCTCCGTGGCGATCCCCGAGCTCGAGCGCGCCCTCTCCTCGATCGAGGCCGTCCTCGACCCCGAGGCCAAGCGGCGCGAGATCGCCGGGCTCGAGGAGCAGGTCGCCGCACCCGACCTCTGGGACGACGTCGAGCACGCGCAGCAGGTGACCTCCCGGCTCTCGCGCCTCCAGGCCGACGTCGACCGGCTCACCAGCCTGCGCTCGCGCCTGGACGACCTGTCCGTGCTCGTCGAGCTCGGCCAGGAGGAGGGCGACGACGCCAGCATGGTCGAGGCCGAGGCGGAGCTGGCCGGTCTGCGCAAGACGATCGACGCCCTCGAGGTCCGCACGCTGCTGGCGGGGGAGTACGACGAGCGCGACGCGCTCGTGACGATCCGCTCCGAAGCCGGCGGCGTCGACGCGGCCGACTTCGCCGAGATGCTCCAGCGGATGTACCTGCGCTGGGCCGAGCGGCACAAGTACGGCATCGAGGTCTTCGACACGTCCTACGCCGAGGAGGCGGGGATCAAGTCGACGACCTTCGAGGTCCGGGCCCCGTACGCCTACGGCACGCTCTCGGTGGAGCAGGGCACCCACCGCCTCGTGCGCATCTCGCCCTTCGACAACCAGGGCCGGCGCCAGACGTCCTTCGCCGGTGTCGAGGTGCTGCCGGTCACCGAGTCGACCGACCACATCGACATCCCCGAGGCCGACCTGCGCGTCGACGTCTTCCGCTCCTCGGGCCCGGGCGGCCAGAGCGTCAACACGACCGACTCCGCCGTCCGGCTCACCCACCTGCCGACCGGCATCGTCGTCTCCTGCCAGAACGAGAAGTCCCAGCTGCAGAACAAGGCGGCCGCGCTGCGCGTGCTGCAGTCCCGGCTGCTGGAGAAGGCGCGCCACGACCGCGAGGCGGAGATGAACGCGCTCAAGGGCGACGGGGGCAACAGCTGGGGCTCGCAGATGCGGTCCTACGTCCTGCACCCCTACCAGATGGTCAAGGACCTCCGGACCGACTTCGAGGTCTCCTCGCCCGACGCGGTCTTCGACGGCGACATCGACGGGTTCATCGACTCGGGCATCCGCTGGCGCATGCGCGACCACGTCGAGGCCTGA